In Desulfurococcaceae archaeon, one genomic interval encodes:
- a CDS encoding radical SAM protein yields the protein MFNGFKVILTGDESLVSTYHRTYLGFSSGLPMDVLPALLGPLLFPCESDEHGRMKTTQYGLCKIEASLLDSGFSSDEVAIIDPRKLDRAVGPGTRVVGISVLDPLGINYGTALLRVVLKLMGIETRLQSYMSWATMKLLTHPAILENRERLRIVVGGPGVWEIIDTGLQRKLGIDSIVEGEGELVVPELFKRALSNESLPSYVKGPPVPVGKIPVIRTPSRGLVEVSRGCGRGCKFCNPTLLMYRVIPLEKVLQEVKVNVLGGESKITLHSEDFFRYGSSSLHPRREMVLKLTETVLKVPGVENVSVDFATASTVVTDPWLVKKVGDMLGLGESNYSIIQLGIETASPRLLQVIAPGKPKPFTPDEWPKIVEEAISILNDAGWWICATLIVGLPGESPDDVRANLKLVERLEPYNVFVFPLPFIPSGSLRKAKGVFTRDLLPTHDNLELIFVAVYDAVKKIRKLSAKMVAFAPLIIKQVLGGLLYFAASVGLRRLQRNVLDLSRTFLKRHAPR from the coding sequence GTGTTCAATGGGTTTAAAGTAATACTTACAGGGGATGAGAGCCTGGTCAGCACTTACCATAGGACCTACTTGGGGTTCTCCTCCGGGCTTCCCATGGACGTCTTACCGGCATTATTAGGTCCACTACTATTTCCATGTGAAAGCGATGAGCACGGCAGAATGAAGACCACACAGTATGGTCTTTGTAAGATTGAAGCCTCATTACTTGATTCCGGTTTTTCGAGCGACGAAGTCGCGATTATCGACCCTAGAAAACTGGATAGGGCTGTGGGGCCAGGTACGAGAGTCGTCGGCATAAGCGTTCTAGACCCTCTCGGTATAAACTACGGTACTGCACTACTACGCGTGGTCTTGAAGCTCATGGGTATCGAAACAAGGCTTCAATCCTACATGTCATGGGCTACCATGAAGCTACTAACTCACCCAGCAATACTCGAGAACCGAGAGAGGTTAAGAATTGTTGTAGGTGGGCCGGGTGTATGGGAAATAATCGATACTGGGCTTCAGAGAAAACTTGGAATAGACAGTATCGTAGAAGGCGAGGGCGAGCTGGTCGTGCCAGAGTTGTTTAAGAGGGCATTGAGCAATGAAAGCCTTCCCAGCTACGTCAAGGGGCCTCCTGTACCAGTGGGCAAGATACCCGTAATTAGAACGCCCTCTCGAGGTTTAGTTGAGGTGTCTAGAGGTTGTGGTCGTGGATGCAAGTTCTGTAATCCAACGCTTTTGATGTACAGGGTCATACCCCTTGAAAAGGTGTTGCAGGAGGTAAAAGTAAATGTTCTAGGTGGGGAGAGCAAGATAACGCTTCATTCAGAGGACTTCTTTAGGTATGGTTCTTCGAGCCTCCACCCGCGGAGGGAAATGGTTTTGAAACTCACGGAGACGGTGTTAAAGGTTCCCGGCGTAGAGAACGTGTCAGTAGATTTTGCAACAGCCTCAACGGTTGTTACTGATCCGTGGCTGGTTAAAAAGGTGGGCGATATGCTCGGGCTCGGCGAAAGCAATTATTCAATAATCCAGTTGGGAATTGAAACCGCGAGCCCGAGGCTTCTTCAAGTGATAGCGCCCGGTAAGCCGAAGCCGTTCACCCCGGATGAATGGCCTAAGATCGTGGAAGAAGCCATTTCTATTCTCAACGACGCTGGGTGGTGGATCTGCGCTACCCTCATTGTGGGCTTACCGGGCGAAAGCCCCGATGATGTAAGAGCGAACCTAAAGCTCGTTGAAAGGCTTGAACCGTACAACGTGTTCGTGTTTCCACTGCCCTTTATACCGAGCGGTAGTTTGAGGAAGGCGAAAGGTGTATTTACACGCGACTTGCTACCTACACACGATAACCTGGAACTGATATTTGTAGCGGTCTACGACGCCGTAAAAAAGATCAGGAAGCTTTCAGCGAAAATGGTCGCATTCGCTCCGTTGATAATTAAGCAGGTACTTGGAGGACTGCTTTACTTTGCGGCATCCGTGGGGTTGAGAAGATTGCAACGGAATGTACTTGATTTAAGCAGGACGTTCTTGAAACGGCACGCTCCGAGGTAA
- a CDS encoding ATP-binding cassette domain-containing protein: MVPLFSARIERCGYPGSFELRDVRFELKKGEALLVTGKSGSGKTTLLRVVTGTIEAAGGYLEGEVLLEGKSILEMKPEEVYHSIAYIPQEPWYAFVGYTVYTEVCHVLAQLGVNCTDADFAPLGSSRLVNRLTYTLSAGEVQRVLWLETMIKRARLIVLDEPLTYLDEEARRVVKHYVKVARSREMGIIVADHDPAYWEFLEPDMLILEGGIVKYHGPWSRSKAEEQGMKLTSLKKHVERGVFVKFKNVSFRYTGDSYIIKDFTESLQRGVLTCITGPNGSGKTTLLKLGSGILKPTRGSVERYGTAIYVPENTFLFFSKTTPREELMIPARGNENKVLEIAELLKIKHILDRPVTKLSNSERRRVSIAAACLADHDGYFIDEPFGGIDAENASSVLQAFQLLLDKGKAVVVATHDEKVMSLADTVIRLGPA, from the coding sequence TTGGTACCGTTATTCAGCGCTAGGATAGAAAGGTGTGGTTATCCGGGTAGCTTTGAACTCAGGGATGTACGCTTTGAGCTTAAAAAAGGTGAAGCACTCCTAGTAACCGGGAAATCCGGTAGCGGAAAGACAACTCTCCTAAGGGTGGTAACGGGGACCATTGAAGCTGCTGGTGGTTATTTAGAGGGCGAAGTACTCCTAGAAGGTAAGAGCATCCTCGAAATGAAACCCGAAGAAGTGTACCACTCAATAGCGTACATTCCGCAAGAACCATGGTACGCGTTTGTCGGCTACACGGTATACACCGAGGTTTGCCACGTGCTCGCACAACTTGGCGTAAATTGTACTGATGCAGACTTCGCGCCGCTGGGTTCCTCCAGGCTGGTGAATAGGCTTACGTACACTCTCAGCGCTGGGGAGGTTCAGCGGGTTCTCTGGCTCGAAACAATGATAAAGAGGGCTAGGTTGATCGTCCTCGATGAGCCGTTGACGTATCTAGACGAGGAAGCCAGAAGAGTGGTCAAACACTACGTAAAGGTAGCACGTAGTAGGGAAATGGGCATCATTGTGGCAGATCACGATCCAGCATACTGGGAGTTCTTAGAGCCCGATATGCTAATACTGGAAGGTGGAATTGTTAAGTATCACGGTCCATGGTCAAGATCCAAGGCAGAAGAACAAGGCATGAAATTGACAAGTCTAAAAAAGCACGTAGAGAGGGGCGTGTTCGTGAAGTTTAAAAACGTGTCGTTCAGATACACGGGAGATAGCTACATTATAAAGGACTTCACGGAAAGCCTTCAACGAGGTGTGTTAACGTGCATTACAGGACCCAATGGATCCGGCAAGACAACCCTACTTAAGCTCGGGTCGGGGATACTGAAGCCTACGAGAGGGTCCGTGGAGAGGTATGGCACGGCGATATACGTACCGGAAAACACATTTCTCTTCTTTTCGAAGACGACGCCGCGCGAAGAGCTCATGATCCCCGCACGTGGTAACGAAAACAAAGTCCTGGAGATCGCCGAGTTACTTAAAATAAAGCACATCCTGGATAGGCCCGTCACAAAGCTCAGCAATAGTGAACGGAGACGGGTGAGTATAGCCGCCGCGTGCCTCGCAGATCACGATGGCTACTTCATAGACGAGCCTTTCGGTGGCATTGACGCTGAGAACGCCAGCTCTGTTCTACAGGCTTTCCAACTACTCTTGGACAAAGGGAAGGCGGTTGTAGTCGCTACACACGATGAGAAGGTAATGAGTTTGGCTGACACGGTAATTCGACTCGGGCCGGCGTAG
- a CDS encoding molybdopterin-guanine dinucleotide biosynthesis protein MobB codes for MPQPYVLRIVSLESGVGKTLVATRVVRGLRTRNYRVNVIKHCSGGVDLEEKDTEKYLESGAEVVVASSPGLAVIYVANHNDAIENALVMTRAPIVVVEGFKSAKLGDVVVVVREEDDLNRLGGDMTNVIAIVSRASIVAMSRLPENTVLVKVGDEDRLVDLVEKRAIDFFYRQTPQTNCRTCGFASCKELVISYLKGSAGWCPVVSGVEVSVDGSSVPLNPFVKNIIKSTIKGILKALKGVPENYRKVNIVISDY; via the coding sequence ATGCCACAGCCCTACGTGCTTCGCATAGTCTCATTGGAATCGGGAGTGGGTAAAACACTTGTTGCTACTAGAGTAGTTAGAGGCCTGAGAACACGCAATTACAGGGTAAACGTTATTAAACATTGCAGTGGTGGTGTAGATTTAGAAGAAAAGGACACAGAGAAGTACCTTGAAAGCGGCGCAGAAGTGGTTGTTGCCTCGTCTCCGGGACTCGCAGTAATTTACGTTGCGAATCACAATGACGCGATCGAAAACGCCTTAGTGATGACTCGGGCTCCAATAGTGGTGGTCGAAGGCTTTAAATCGGCTAAGCTAGGCGACGTCGTGGTAGTCGTTCGCGAAGAGGACGACTTGAATAGGCTGGGTGGGGATATGACTAACGTGATAGCCATCGTTTCGCGAGCTAGCATAGTGGCTATGAGCCGCTTGCCGGAAAACACAGTTCTTGTAAAAGTAGGAGATGAAGACAGACTAGTGGACTTAGTGGAGAAGAGGGCTATAGACTTCTTCTACAGGCAGACGCCTCAAACAAACTGTAGAACATGCGGTTTCGCGTCCTGCAAAGAGCTCGTGATCTCATATCTTAAAGGGAGTGCGGGATGGTGCCCCGTGGTATCCGGCGTCGAGGTCTCGGTAGATGGCTCTAGCGTGCCTTTAAATCCCTTCGTTAAGAACATCATCAAATCCACTATTAAAGGAATATTAAAAGCGCTTAAAGGCGTGCCGGAGAACTACAGAAAAGTTAACATAGTGATTAGTGATTACTAA
- a CDS encoding FprA family A-type flavoprotein, whose product MNNVITTKIARDLYLVRTIDRQTKYFEGMWEIPEGVTYNSYVLTTSSGAVVFDTVKPLFTDLYLDAISKITDFKDIKYIVVHHVEPDHSGVVKQLAEKTGSPVLGHPLADKMLKRFYQYTGKFQSISDLYELSTGEYTIGFIHTPWLHWPETMMSYIKELNALLTCDAFGSYGSYAQIYYDELDGNERGRYRWLMLKYFANIIGFYRHWVSKNIEKLISVGIEPAYILPSHGLAARDKSVKEFVNLYLKWSLGEVEESKIIVLYTSMYGFVKKAVNALIEKLQSLGLRVVVYGFNDIERSPISEVIADVYDSKYVVIATSAYDADAFPIAKLLAELLSRKTPLSGKRVIVLAAHGWGPRAGSVIKGILELYGFKELSVIEFAAGEHEKIVESVLKAL is encoded by the coding sequence TTGAACAATGTTATTACTACCAAGATTGCAAGAGACCTCTACTTGGTTAGGACTATTGACCGGCAAACCAAGTATTTTGAAGGGATGTGGGAAATACCCGAAGGAGTAACGTACAATTCCTATGTCCTTACAACGAGCAGCGGAGCGGTAGTTTTTGACACAGTGAAGCCTTTATTTACAGACTTATACCTCGATGCAATAAGTAAGATAACAGACTTCAAGGACATCAAGTACATAGTCGTGCACCACGTGGAACCCGACCACAGCGGAGTGGTTAAGCAGTTAGCTGAGAAAACGGGCTCACCGGTACTGGGACACCCCCTTGCCGATAAGATGCTGAAACGGTTCTACCAGTATACTGGTAAGTTCCAGTCCATAAGTGATCTTTACGAGCTCAGCACGGGAGAATACACGATTGGGTTCATCCACACGCCGTGGCTTCACTGGCCTGAGACCATGATGAGCTACATCAAGGAACTTAACGCCCTATTAACGTGCGATGCGTTCGGATCCTACGGGTCCTACGCGCAGATCTACTATGACGAGCTTGACGGGAATGAGAGGGGCAGGTACCGGTGGCTTATGCTCAAGTACTTTGCAAACATAATAGGCTTCTACAGGCATTGGGTTAGCAAGAACATTGAAAAACTGATATCAGTAGGAATTGAACCGGCATACATACTACCATCGCATGGACTAGCAGCCAGAGACAAATCCGTAAAGGAATTTGTAAACTTGTACTTGAAGTGGAGTCTGGGCGAGGTAGAAGAGTCTAAGATAATAGTGCTGTATACGTCTATGTACGGCTTCGTTAAAAAGGCCGTTAATGCCCTCATAGAAAAACTGCAATCCCTTGGGCTAAGGGTGGTAGTTTACGGCTTTAACGACATAGAACGTAGCCCCATCAGTGAAGTTATTGCAGATGTCTACGACAGTAAGTACGTAGTAATAGCGACTTCGGCATATGACGCGGATGCTTTTCCGATCGCAAAGCTCCTAGCCGAGCTCCTTTCAAGAAAAACCCCTCTAAGTGGTAAGAGGGTAATCGTGTTAGCGGCCCATGGTTGGGGTCCACGCGCTGGGTCGGTAATTAAGGGTATCTTAGAGCTTTACGGCTTCAAAGAGCTCAGTGTAATCGAGTTCGCTGCTGGAGAGCACGAAAAGATTGTCGAAAGCGTATTGAAGGCGCTGTAA
- a CDS encoding serine hydrolase, translating to MSFNSLEKFILERISKYRMPGLSIALLKNDEIVYAKGFGFKDVEFSQPPTPYTNYCVGSVTKAFTALAVMQLYEKGLLSVDDPVNRYVSTIKAGNITIHHLLTHTSGIPALGYAEALINSYYGLGGIWLPISAPDSVLAFMEGYEDWILFKPSERWFYLNEGYVMLGKIIEKVTGLKYEEYVKRNLLDKIGMDKSYFTREEYLKDTDRATPYNVSQDGKLIKVEPIFGISADGGLFSNAVDLLKFAKAMIGRGRYGDTQLVGSKLIELMETPHVKLPYESPTSRYYGYGLTIHDDFQGRKLVGHSGSVLVYTAYLGYIPDEGVAVTVLSNSSGYPLSLIGAYALTLLLGRKPEEALHVIKQEELLERLEGVYTGFKNTIGFKVKRVGGTLLLEDVVRKTQIPIYPERLTSEHALFYAYGLGVKIPVEFVIEANRVIMIYERYVSVKTGALTSGF from the coding sequence ATGTCTTTTAACTCCCTCGAGAAGTTCATTCTCGAAAGGATTTCTAAGTACAGGATGCCGGGTCTATCGATAGCTTTATTGAAAAACGATGAAATCGTTTACGCGAAGGGTTTTGGATTTAAAGACGTGGAGTTCTCTCAGCCACCAACACCATATACGAACTACTGTGTAGGCTCGGTGACGAAGGCGTTCACCGCTCTGGCGGTAATGCAACTCTATGAAAAAGGGCTTCTAAGCGTTGACGACCCCGTTAATAGGTACGTAAGCACTATTAAAGCAGGCAATATCACGATTCATCACCTGTTAACGCATACTTCCGGCATACCGGCACTAGGTTATGCCGAGGCACTAATTAATAGCTATTATGGTTTGGGGGGTATCTGGTTGCCCATATCGGCACCAGACAGTGTACTGGCTTTCATGGAAGGTTACGAGGACTGGATCTTATTCAAACCCAGTGAGAGGTGGTTTTACCTAAACGAAGGTTACGTAATGCTAGGTAAGATCATCGAGAAGGTTACGGGATTGAAGTACGAGGAGTACGTTAAGCGGAACTTGCTCGACAAGATAGGAATGGATAAAAGCTACTTTACCAGGGAAGAGTACTTGAAAGATACTGATAGAGCAACACCCTATAACGTGAGCCAGGACGGCAAGCTCATCAAGGTAGAGCCGATATTTGGTATAAGCGCGGATGGAGGGTTATTTAGCAACGCGGTAGATCTATTAAAGTTCGCCAAGGCGATGATCGGCAGAGGCCGGTACGGGGATACACAGCTTGTTGGGAGCAAGCTCATCGAGCTGATGGAAACACCGCACGTGAAGTTACCGTACGAATCGCCGACAAGCCGCTACTACGGCTACGGATTAACCATTCACGACGATTTCCAGGGTAGAAAGCTCGTGGGTCACAGCGGCTCAGTCCTAGTTTATACGGCGTACTTGGGCTACATACCCGATGAAGGGGTGGCGGTCACCGTGCTATCGAATTCTAGTGGTTATCCACTATCACTTATTGGGGCTTACGCTCTAACGCTACTACTGGGGCGTAAACCCGAGGAGGCCCTGCACGTTATAAAGCAGGAAGAGCTTCTCGAGAGGCTTGAAGGAGTCTACACGGGGTTCAAGAACACGATTGGGTTTAAAGTCAAACGAGTAGGTGGTACCTTACTACTAGAAGACGTTGTCAGGAAAACCCAGATACCCATATACCCCGAGAGGCTTACGAGTGAGCATGCTCTCTTCTACGCGTACGGGCTTGGCGTGAAAATCCCAGTAGAGTTCGTTATCGAGGCGAACAGGGTTATAATGATATATGAAAGGTACGTCTCGGTGAAAACGGGTGCTCTAACTAGTGGTTTTTAA